The Mesorhizobium loti genome includes a region encoding these proteins:
- a CDS encoding pyridoxal phosphate-dependent aminotransferase — MSFVLPQSSSSARYAFDGVRAQIRDLHTENIANLAVRARELGDVIALWYGEGDMVTPAFIRDAAKAAFDEGLTFYVPNMRGHGPLNEALSEYQTRIHGRPIPIARTTVTPGGMQALYLALELLVDTGTNVVYVAPQWPNIHNAIHLIGGEPRPFSLDYRGDWHLDLDRLFAICDARTRAIFLSTPSNPTGWTASREEMQALLDFSRRTGIWIISDEVYSRLYFNGDVAPSILQIAEDGDRVLSVNSFSKAWAMTGWRIGWLTHPSGVADQLGAMTQYVNSGTAAPIQAGAVAAIRQGEPLVEEIRQRIRTGLDLAYDRLAQIPGIILPAKPRGGMYAFFAMEGESDARHACARILETARVGLAPGHLFGSSATAFLRMCVCRERDQIATALDRMVAAMN; from the coding sequence TTGTCGTTCGTACTGCCCCAGTCATCGTCCAGCGCGCGCTATGCCTTCGATGGCGTGCGCGCCCAGATTCGCGATCTGCACACAGAAAACATCGCCAACCTTGCCGTGCGGGCGCGTGAACTGGGCGATGTGATCGCGCTCTGGTACGGCGAAGGCGACATGGTGACACCGGCTTTCATCCGCGACGCCGCCAAGGCAGCCTTCGATGAAGGCCTGACCTTCTACGTTCCCAACATGCGCGGCCACGGCCCGCTGAATGAAGCGCTGTCGGAGTACCAGACGCGCATCCATGGCCGGCCGATCCCGATCGCACGCACCACCGTCACGCCGGGCGGCATGCAGGCGCTGTACCTGGCGCTGGAACTGCTGGTCGATACCGGCACCAACGTCGTCTATGTCGCGCCGCAATGGCCCAACATCCACAACGCCATCCATTTGATCGGCGGTGAGCCACGGCCGTTTTCGCTCGACTACAGAGGTGACTGGCATCTCGACCTCGACCGGCTGTTTGCGATCTGCGATGCACGCACCCGCGCCATCTTCCTGTCGACGCCATCCAACCCAACCGGCTGGACCGCGTCGCGCGAGGAGATGCAGGCGCTGCTCGATTTCAGCCGGCGCACCGGCATCTGGATCATCTCCGACGAGGTCTATAGCAGGCTCTATTTCAACGGCGACGTTGCCCCCTCCATCCTGCAGATCGCCGAGGATGGCGACCGGGTGCTGTCGGTCAACAGCTTCTCGAAGGCCTGGGCGATGACCGGCTGGCGCATCGGCTGGCTGACGCATCCATCAGGGGTGGCCGACCAGCTCGGCGCCATGACGCAATATGTCAACAGCGGCACGGCGGCGCCGATCCAGGCTGGCGCTGTCGCGGCGATCCGCCAGGGCGAGCCGTTGGTCGAGGAGATCCGGCAGCGGATCAGGACCGGTCTCGACCTTGCCTATGACAGGCTGGCGCAGATTCCGGGCATCATCCTGCCTGCGAAACCGCGCGGCGGCATGTATGCCTTCTTCGCCATGGAAGGCGAAAGCGACGCCCGCCACGCCTGCGCCAGGATATTGGAGACGGCACGTGTCGGGCTGGCGCCCGGCCATCTGTTCGGGAGTTCGGCAACGGCCTTCCTGCGGATGTGCGTGTGCCGGGAACGTGACCAGATAGCGACCGCGCTCGATCGCATGGTCGCTGCCATGAATTGA
- a CDS encoding ABC transporter permease subunit — MLRYILGKLALIIPTFIGITILAFGFVRILPGDPVLVLAGERGLSPERHTALMHQFGFDLPIWQQYLTYLTNILSGDFGTSFSTKTPVLKDFLVRFPATVELAICAMIFAVLLGVAAGIFAAIRRGSWFDQLTMGTALAGYSMPIFWWGLLLIIVFSGTLHWTPVSGRIDLLYFFKPVTGFMTIDSLISGQKGAFRSALSHLILPTIVLGTIPLAVIARQTRSAMLEVLGEDYVRTARAKGLTPFRVVGLHAFRNALIPVVTTIGLQVGTLLTGAILTESIFSWPGIGKWMIDAISKRDYFTVQGGLLLIALIVMSVNLIVDVLYAVINPRIRAN; from the coding sequence ATGCTGCGTTATATCCTCGGCAAGCTCGCCCTCATCATCCCGACCTTCATCGGGATAACCATCCTCGCCTTTGGCTTCGTGCGCATCCTGCCCGGTGATCCCGTGCTGGTGCTTGCGGGCGAACGCGGCCTGTCGCCCGAACGTCACACGGCGCTGATGCACCAGTTCGGTTTCGACCTGCCGATCTGGCAACAATATTTGACCTATCTGACCAACATCCTCAGCGGTGATTTCGGCACCTCGTTTTCCACCAAGACGCCGGTGCTCAAGGATTTCCTGGTGCGCTTCCCGGCAACGGTCGAGCTCGCCATCTGCGCCATGATCTTTGCCGTCCTCCTGGGTGTCGCCGCCGGCATCTTTGCCGCCATTCGGCGCGGCTCCTGGTTCGATCAGCTGACCATGGGCACGGCGCTGGCAGGCTATTCCATGCCGATCTTCTGGTGGGGTCTGCTGCTGATCATCGTGTTCTCAGGCACGCTGCACTGGACGCCGGTTTCCGGCCGCATAGACCTTCTCTATTTCTTCAAGCCGGTGACCGGCTTCATGACCATCGATTCCCTGATCTCGGGGCAGAAGGGCGCCTTCCGTTCGGCGCTGTCGCACCTCATCCTTCCGACAATCGTGCTCGGCACCATACCGCTCGCCGTCATCGCCAGGCAGACGCGTTCGGCCATGCTCGAAGTGCTCGGCGAAGACTATGTGCGCACCGCGCGCGCCAAGGGCCTGACCCCGTTCCGGGTCGTCGGCCTGCATGCCTTCCGCAACGCGCTGATCCCGGTCGTCACCACCATCGGCCTGCAGGTCGGCACGCTTTTGACCGGCGCCATCCTGACCGAGAGCATCTTCTCCTGGCCCGGCATCGGCAAATGGATGATCGACGCCATTTCCAAGCGCGATTATTTCACCGTGCAGGGCGGGTTGCTTTTGATTGCGCTGATCGTCATGTCGGTGAACCTGATCGTCGACGTGCTCTACGCCGTCATCAACCCACGCATCCGGGCCAACTGA
- a CDS encoding HpcH/HpaI aldolase/citrate lyase family protein — protein sequence MSEFRQKCIGKTSLVGSFAAIPHPVAVEVMAQSGLDFLCIDWEHAQISRDMIESMVRAADVHRVPAMVRVPGHAPEAIQAALDSGAQGVLVPRISTAAQAAAAVKASRYPPKGERGVGPGRAAGYGYRIPEYLAGANDRIVVAIQVETSEGLANIEAIAAVDGIDVIFVGPGDLSVSIDAIGPNGADRLNAAIRTIVGVTIAHGKAAGIFCASPQPVGQWAAIGASFFILASDTMFLGAGAAANCAAARDELA from the coding sequence ATGAGCGAGTTCCGCCAGAAATGCATCGGCAAGACGAGCCTCGTCGGTTCCTTTGCGGCCATTCCCCATCCCGTCGCGGTCGAAGTGATGGCGCAGTCCGGCCTCGATTTCCTCTGCATCGACTGGGAGCATGCGCAAATCTCGCGCGACATGATCGAGAGCATGGTGCGGGCGGCCGACGTGCATCGCGTGCCGGCCATGGTGCGTGTTCCCGGCCATGCGCCGGAAGCCATCCAGGCGGCTTTGGATAGTGGCGCGCAAGGCGTGCTGGTGCCGCGCATATCGACCGCCGCCCAGGCCGCAGCAGCAGTCAAAGCCTCGCGCTATCCGCCAAAAGGCGAGCGCGGCGTCGGACCGGGCCGGGCCGCCGGCTACGGCTATCGCATTCCCGAATATCTGGCCGGCGCCAATGACAGGATCGTCGTCGCGATCCAGGTCGAGACATCGGAAGGGCTGGCCAACATCGAAGCGATCGCGGCCGTCGACGGTATCGACGTGATCTTCGTCGGCCCTGGCGATCTTTCGGTGTCGATCGACGCGATCGGGCCGAACGGCGCCGACAGGCTCAATGCAGCGATCCGCACGATCGTCGGCGTGACGATCGCGCACGGCAAGGCAGCCGGCATATTTTGCGCCAGCCCGCAGCCCGTCGGGCAATGGGCGGCCATCGGCGCCAGCTTCTTCATCCTGGCCAGCGACACGATGTTTCTCGGCGCCGGCGCCGCGGCCAACTGTGCCGCGGCACGCGACGAACTGGCCTGA
- a CDS encoding ABC transporter permease subunit, with amino-acid sequence MSNEGPATVEAATVVKQQDARLQMFGEFWHYFSVNKGAVIGLFVFALLILIAIFAPLLAPHSPDDQFRDFFLTPPAWQEGGNAQFLLGTDAVGRDMLSRLIYGSRFSLAIGFVVVTSALISGVILGLLAGYCRGWVDTLIMRIMDIILAFPSLLLALVLVAVLGPGLVNAMIAIAFVLQPHFARLTRAAVMAEKTREYVVSAKVAGASHLRLMLVTILPNCIAPLIVQATLSFSNAILEAAALGFLGMGAQPPTPEWGTMLAEAREFILRAWWVVTFPGLAILITVFAINLIGDGLRDALDPKLKRS; translated from the coding sequence ATGAGCAACGAAGGCCCAGCCACAGTCGAAGCCGCGACCGTCGTCAAGCAGCAGGACGCAAGGCTGCAGATGTTCGGCGAGTTCTGGCATTACTTCTCGGTCAACAAGGGCGCGGTGATCGGGCTCTTCGTCTTTGCGCTGCTGATCCTGATCGCCATTTTCGCGCCGCTGCTGGCGCCGCATTCGCCGGACGACCAGTTCCGCGACTTCTTCCTGACGCCGCCGGCCTGGCAGGAGGGCGGCAACGCGCAGTTCCTGCTCGGCACCGACGCCGTCGGTCGCGATATGCTGTCGCGCCTGATCTATGGCTCGCGTTTCTCGCTCGCCATCGGCTTCGTCGTCGTCACGTCAGCGCTGATTTCCGGCGTCATCCTCGGCCTGCTCGCCGGCTACTGCCGCGGTTGGGTCGACACGCTGATCATGCGCATCATGGACATCATCCTGGCCTTCCCGTCGCTGCTCTTGGCCCTGGTGCTGGTCGCGGTGCTCGGGCCCGGCCTCGTCAACGCCATGATCGCCATCGCCTTCGTGCTGCAGCCGCATTTCGCCCGGCTCACCCGCGCTGCCGTGATGGCCGAGAAGACCCGCGAATATGTCGTCTCGGCCAAGGTCGCCGGCGCCAGCCATCTCAGGCTGATGCTGGTCACCATCCTGCCCAACTGCATCGCGCCGCTGATCGTGCAGGCGACGCTGTCCTTCTCCAATGCCATTCTCGAGGCGGCGGCCCTTGGCTTCCTCGGCATGGGCGCGCAGCCGCCGACGCCCGAATGGGGCACCATGCTGGCCGAGGCGCGCGAGTTCATCCTGCGCGCCTGGTGGGTCGTGACCTTTCCCGGCCTCGCCATCCTGATCACCGTCTTCGCCATCAACCTGATCGGCGACGGCCTGCGCGACGCGCTCGACCCCAAGCTGAAGAGGTCGTGA
- a CDS encoding ABC transporter ATP-binding protein — protein sequence MPLLEIKNLTVSFDTAAGPFMAVQGIDLSVEPREVLAIVGESGSGKSVSMLAVMGLLPNTATVKADRMAFDGVDLLELSPSERRKIVGKDISMIFQEPVASLNPCFNVGFQIEEVLRFHMGMDRAQRRARAIELMKLVGIADPEERLSSFPHQMSGGQCQRVMIAIAIACNPKLLIADEPTTALDVTIQKQILDLLVSLQAKYGMGLIMITHNMGVVAETADRVIVQYKGRKMEEADVLSLFESPKSNYTRALLSALPENAVGDRLPTVSDMMFEPAPSAAGAAS from the coding sequence ATGCCTCTGCTCGAGATCAAGAACCTCACCGTCTCTTTCGACACCGCGGCCGGACCGTTCATGGCCGTGCAAGGCATCGACCTGTCGGTCGAGCCGCGCGAAGTGCTGGCGATCGTCGGCGAGTCCGGTTCCGGCAAGTCGGTGTCGATGCTGGCGGTGATGGGGCTGTTGCCCAACACGGCAACGGTCAAAGCCGACCGCATGGCCTTCGACGGCGTCGACCTCCTGGAACTCAGCCCGTCCGAACGCCGCAAGATCGTCGGCAAGGACATCTCGATGATCTTTCAGGAGCCGGTCGCCAGCCTCAACCCGTGCTTCAACGTCGGCTTCCAGATCGAGGAAGTGCTGCGCTTCCACATGGGCATGGACCGTGCCCAGCGCCGGGCCCGCGCCATCGAGTTGATGAAGCTGGTCGGCATCGCCGACCCGGAAGAACGGCTGAGCTCGTTTCCGCACCAGATGTCCGGCGGCCAGTGCCAGCGCGTCATGATCGCCATCGCCATCGCCTGCAATCCGAAACTGCTGATCGCCGACGAGCCGACAACTGCGCTCGACGTCACCATCCAGAAACAGATCCTCGATCTCCTGGTTTCGCTGCAGGCCAAATACGGCATGGGCCTGATCATGATCACCCATAACATGGGCGTGGTGGCCGAGACCGCCGACCGCGTCATCGTCCAGTACAAGGGCCGCAAGATGGAAGAGGCCGACGTGCTGTCGCTGTTTGAATCACCGAAGAGCAATTACACGCGGGCTCTGCTCTCGGCGCTGCCGGAGAATGCCGTCGGCGACCGGCTGCCGACCGTGTCCGACATGATGTTCGAACCGGCCCCCTCTGCCGCGGGAGCCGCCTCATGA
- a CDS encoding dipeptide ABC transporter ATP-binding protein produces MSTTVLEGKNIVRDYHIGGGLFTGPRTVHAVKGVSFKVDKGKTLAIVGESGCGKSTLARIITLIDPATSGDLFIDGNKVDIARNPLTKEMRRKVQIVFQNPYGSLNPRQKIGDVLGEPLLINTDKSAAERRDLAMKMLKKVGLGHEHYNRYPHMFSGGQRQRIAIARALMLNPSLLVLDEPVSALDLSVQAQVLNLLADLQDEFQLTYVFISHDLSVVRYIADDVMVMYFGEAVEYGSRDEVFSDPKHAYTKTLFAATPRADVASIKARLAKKKAA; encoded by the coding sequence ATGAGCACCACGGTTCTCGAAGGCAAGAATATCGTCCGCGACTATCACATCGGCGGCGGCCTGTTCACCGGACCGCGCACCGTGCATGCGGTCAAGGGTGTCTCCTTCAAGGTGGACAAGGGCAAGACTCTGGCCATCGTCGGCGAAAGCGGCTGCGGCAAGTCAACGCTTGCCCGCATCATCACGCTGATCGATCCGGCGACATCAGGTGACCTGTTCATCGACGGCAACAAGGTCGACATCGCCAGGAACCCCTTGACGAAGGAGATGCGCCGCAAGGTGCAGATCGTCTTCCAGAACCCCTATGGATCGCTCAATCCGCGCCAGAAGATCGGCGACGTGCTGGGCGAGCCTCTGCTGATCAACACCGACAAGTCGGCCGCCGAACGGCGCGACCTGGCGATGAAGATGCTGAAGAAGGTCGGCCTCGGCCACGAGCACTACAACCGCTATCCGCACATGTTCTCGGGCGGCCAGCGCCAGCGCATCGCCATTGCCCGCGCGCTGATGCTCAACCCAAGCCTGCTGGTGCTTGACGAACCGGTCTCGGCGCTCGACCTTTCGGTACAGGCGCAGGTGCTCAACCTGCTCGCCGACCTGCAGGACGAATTCCAGCTGACCTATGTCTTCATCAGCCACGATTTGTCCGTCGTGCGTTACATCGCCGACGATGTGATGGTGATGTATTTCGGCGAAGCGGTCGAATACGGCTCGCGCGACGAGGTTTTTTCGGACCCCAAGCACGCCTACACCAAGACGCTGTTTGCCGCCACGCCGCGTGCCGACGTCGCCTCGATCAAGGCGAGGCTGGCGAAGAAGAAGGCCGCCTGA
- a CDS encoding amino acid ABC transporter permease yields the protein MSLLDTFFNPDVIMSSLPALLRGFLNTLLLGILSIGIGIPIGLVISLVRLYAPKPLRWLAVGYTDIFRALPVLVVLILIYYALPFLGIRLSSWASAVTAFAFIMSAYSAEVFRSGIESIPRGQFEASQALGLPFLLTLRKVVLPQAIRVVIPPMTSNCVSMFKDTSLASTVALPELLKEATNAQSLYANPSPLIGAALVYLIFLWPMVRLVSLLEDRFKTEKKR from the coding sequence ATGTCGCTGCTGGATACCTTCTTCAACCCCGATGTCATCATGTCCAGCCTGCCAGCGCTGCTGCGCGGCTTCCTGAACACGCTGCTGCTCGGCATATTGAGCATCGGCATCGGCATCCCCATCGGCCTGGTGATCAGCCTGGTCCGACTCTATGCGCCAAAGCCGCTGCGGTGGCTGGCGGTCGGCTACACCGACATCTTCCGCGCCCTGCCGGTGCTGGTCGTGCTGATCCTGATCTACTACGCGCTGCCCTTCCTCGGCATACGCCTGTCGTCCTGGGCTTCGGCGGTGACGGCCTTCGCCTTCATCATGTCGGCCTACTCGGCCGAGGTGTTCCGCTCCGGCATCGAAAGCATTCCGCGTGGCCAGTTCGAGGCGTCGCAGGCGCTTGGCCTGCCGTTCCTCCTGACCTTGCGCAAGGTGGTGCTGCCGCAAGCGATCCGCGTGGTCATCCCGCCGATGACCAGCAACTGCGTCTCGATGTTCAAGGACACTTCGCTCGCCTCCACCGTGGCGCTGCCCGAGCTCCTGAAGGAGGCGACCAACGCGCAATCGCTCTACGCCAATCCATCGCCGCTGATCGGCGCAGCGCTTGTCTATCTCATCTTCCTCTGGCCGATGGTGCGCCTCGTCAGCCTGCTTGAAGACCGCTTCAAGACCGAAAAGAAGCGCTGA
- a CDS encoding amino acid ABC transporter substrate-binding protein encodes MSFTRRRLLLLAAAIGIAAGPATAYAADVLNVGAYPTNPPFEYKNESGTFEGFEVDIVNEAAKRIGMTTDIADLGFQALFAATTSKRIDVAISSITITAERLKSQSFTQPYYDSDMGIATKTDSAIKAEADLKGKIVGVLSGSTGETWVKAHQEADGFSDVKGYDTQQNLLLDLSAGRVDAAVSDIPGMEYSFTKMKDLVVKERIKTGEQYGLMMTKDHPLLGKLNDALSAMKKDGTLAAIHKKWFGSDAPADSSTMKEMPLPKA; translated from the coding sequence ATGAGCTTCACTCGTCGCAGACTGCTTCTTCTCGCTGCCGCCATCGGCATCGCCGCCGGCCCCGCCACCGCCTATGCCGCCGACGTGCTCAATGTCGGCGCCTACCCGACCAATCCGCCGTTCGAATACAAGAACGAGAGCGGCACCTTCGAGGGCTTTGAAGTCGACATCGTCAACGAAGCGGCCAAGCGCATCGGCATGACCACCGACATTGCCGATCTCGGCTTCCAGGCGCTGTTCGCCGCCACCACCTCGAAGCGTATCGACGTCGCCATCTCGTCGATCACCATCACGGCGGAGCGGCTGAAATCGCAGTCGTTCACGCAGCCCTATTATGATTCCGACATGGGCATCGCCACCAAGACCGACAGCGCGATCAAGGCCGAAGCCGACCTCAAGGGCAAGATCGTCGGCGTGCTGTCCGGCTCGACCGGCGAGACCTGGGTCAAGGCGCATCAGGAGGCCGACGGCTTCAGTGACGTGAAGGGTTACGACACGCAGCAGAACCTGCTGCTCGACCTCAGCGCAGGACGCGTCGATGCGGCTGTCAGCGACATTCCGGGCATGGAATATTCCTTCACCAAGATGAAGGACCTGGTCGTCAAGGAGCGCATCAAGACCGGCGAACAGTACGGCCTGATGATGACCAAGGACCATCCGCTGCTCGGCAAGCTGAACGACGCGCTGAGCGCTATGAAGAAGGACGGCACGCTGGCCGCGATCCACAAGAAGTGGTTCGGCAGCGACGCACCCGCCGACTCTTCGACCATGAAGGAAATGCCGCTGCCGAAGGCCTGA
- a CDS encoding ABC transporter substrate-binding protein, giving the protein MKKKLTFAAALLAASVLGGVANAKTLVYCAEASPEGFDPAPYTAGQTFDASSRTVFNRLVEFDHGKTTISPGLAESWTISDDGKEYVFKLRKGVKFAATDYFTPTRDFNADDVVFSFTRQVDKAGPWFQYIPGIAYQYYNDQFGDNITKVEKVDDLTVKFTLKDPAITFIPTLGMDFASVVSKEYADKLQADKTPELFNQKPIGTGPFIFVDYQTDAAIRYKANPDYWGGKQKIDDLVFAITTDPAVRAQKLKAGECNIMSYPAPADIAGLQAEASLKVDEQEGLNVGALMYNTQQKPFDDVRVRKALNMAINKKAIIDAVFQGAGQVAVNPIPPTMWSYNKEVKDDPYDPDASKKLLEEAGVKDLKMNVWAMPVSRPYMPNARRTAELIQADFAKVGVTVNIVSYDWGEYLKRASAVDHDGAVIVGWTGDNGDPDNFLGVLLSCASVGSNNRAEWCNKDFDALINKAKTVSDQAERTKLYEQAQVIFKEQAPWATLAHSKVFMPMQKTVTGFAMDPLGIHRFDGVDIAE; this is encoded by the coding sequence ATGAAGAAGAAACTGACTTTTGCAGCCGCGTTGCTGGCTGCAAGCGTCCTGGGCGGCGTGGCCAACGCGAAAACTCTGGTCTATTGTGCGGAAGCTTCGCCGGAGGGTTTCGACCCGGCGCCGTATACCGCCGGCCAGACGTTCGACGCGTCCTCGCGTACCGTCTTCAACCGCCTTGTCGAATTCGATCACGGCAAGACAACGATCTCGCCGGGCCTGGCTGAAAGCTGGACGATCTCCGACGATGGCAAGGAATACGTCTTCAAGCTGCGCAAGGGCGTCAAGTTCGCCGCCACCGACTATTTCACCCCGACGCGCGACTTCAACGCCGACGACGTGGTGTTCTCGTTCACGCGTCAGGTCGACAAGGCCGGCCCGTGGTTCCAGTACATCCCGGGCATTGCCTACCAGTATTACAATGACCAGTTCGGCGACAACATCACCAAGGTCGAAAAGGTCGATGACCTGACGGTGAAGTTCACCCTCAAGGATCCGGCAATCACCTTCATTCCGACGCTGGGCATGGACTTCGCCTCGGTCGTCTCCAAGGAATATGCCGACAAGCTGCAGGCCGACAAGACGCCTGAACTGTTCAACCAGAAGCCGATCGGCACCGGCCCGTTCATCTTCGTCGACTACCAGACCGACGCGGCCATCCGCTACAAGGCCAACCCGGACTATTGGGGCGGCAAGCAGAAGATCGACGACCTGGTCTTCGCCATCACCACCGATCCGGCGGTGCGCGCGCAGAAGCTCAAGGCTGGCGAATGCAACATCATGTCGTATCCGGCACCGGCCGACATCGCCGGCCTGCAGGCTGAAGCCAGCCTGAAGGTCGACGAGCAGGAAGGCCTCAATGTCGGTGCGCTGATGTACAACACGCAGCAGAAGCCGTTCGACGACGTGCGCGTCCGCAAGGCGCTCAACATGGCCATCAACAAGAAGGCCATCATCGATGCCGTCTTCCAGGGTGCCGGCCAGGTGGCGGTCAATCCGATCCCGCCGACCATGTGGTCCTACAACAAGGAAGTGAAGGACGATCCGTACGATCCGGATGCATCCAAGAAGCTGCTTGAAGAAGCCGGCGTCAAGGACCTCAAGATGAACGTCTGGGCCATGCCGGTGTCGCGCCCGTACATGCCGAACGCGCGCCGCACCGCCGAACTGATCCAGGCGGACTTCGCCAAGGTCGGCGTCACCGTCAACATCGTCAGCTACGATTGGGGTGAATACCTCAAGCGCGCTTCCGCGGTCGATCACGACGGCGCCGTCATCGTCGGCTGGACCGGCGACAATGGCGATCCGGACAACTTCCTCGGCGTGCTCCTGAGCTGCGCTTCCGTCGGTTCGAACAACCGCGCGGAATGGTGCAACAAGGACTTCGACGCGCTCATCAACAAGGCCAAGACCGTTTCGGATCAGGCCGAGCGCACCAAGCTCTATGAACAGGCACAGGTCATCTTCAAGGAACAGGCACCCTGGGCGACGCTCGCTCACTCCAAGGTGTTCATGCCGATGCAGAAGACCGTCACCGGCTTTGCGATGGATCCGCTCGGTATCCATCGCTTCGACGGCGTCGATATCGCCGAATAA
- a CDS encoding GNAT family N-acetyltransferase, with translation MTGPGGSDDPSADEATSLVVLSEPTPEDIVALEDRLYGFNVAVTGVDDGRYLSIFLKRDDGTIYAGLHGHSWAGVCEIKTLWIADSERGKGLGSRLLAEAEQEARRRGCHVIHLSSFTFQAPDFYEKHGFQRLVQLEDFPRGHANVLLAKMLVPVPPI, from the coding sequence ATGACTGGTCCCGGCGGCTCCGATGATCCAAGCGCCGACGAGGCGACGTCTCTTGTTGTTCTCAGTGAACCCACGCCAGAGGACATTGTCGCGCTCGAGGATCGCCTCTACGGCTTCAACGTCGCCGTCACCGGCGTCGATGACGGCCGTTATTTATCGATCTTCCTGAAGAGGGACGACGGGACGATCTATGCCGGTCTCCACGGGCACAGTTGGGCGGGCGTGTGCGAAATCAAGACGCTATGGATCGCTGACAGCGAGCGCGGCAAAGGCCTCGGCTCGCGCCTCCTCGCCGAAGCCGAACAGGAAGCGCGTCGGCGCGGGTGCCATGTCATCCATCTCTCGTCCTTCACCTTCCAGGCGCCGGACTTCTACGAGAAGCATGGATTTCAGCGGCTCGTACAACTCGAGGACTTCCCGCGCGGTCACGCTAACGTCCTGCTCGCAAAGATGTTGGTGCCGGTGCCACCAATTTAG
- a CDS encoding cysteine desulfurase-like protein: MNKHQTDNANASAFPVDTIRAMFPALQRAGDFIFLDNAAGAQIPQSVLDAVTNHLVSHNVQRGGRYGRSVAVDQSVADARTSVALLINAYSPAEICFGMNATSFIRLVSLGIGQMLQERDEIVITDMDHDANIATWLALESAGVKFKWWRMREDGNLHVDDLRPLVSDRTRLVACTVTAHSIGSIVDVASVAGIAHAAGAEVFLDCVHYGPHGLIDVQAWDCDYLVCSGYKNFSPHMGFLWGRFETLKRLPTFREDFIPDEPPYKVEAGTFIYENVSGMDAAVQYLELIGRNLAPSNNRSRRDNIVAGMGAIRDYELVLAREMLAVLKDCGATIYGVADEARINERVPTFCFNIGTLSPQRIVEEMAEMQIGIRDGHMYAPRLMKRLNLSMDSGAIRASLVHYNTIEEVRRFGEALRAIIAKLS, encoded by the coding sequence GTGAACAAGCACCAGACCGACAATGCGAACGCAAGCGCGTTCCCCGTCGACACCATCCGCGCCATGTTTCCAGCCTTGCAGCGGGCCGGGGATTTCATCTTTTTGGACAACGCCGCCGGCGCGCAGATCCCGCAGAGCGTGCTCGACGCGGTGACCAACCATCTGGTTTCGCACAATGTGCAGCGCGGCGGCCGCTATGGCCGCAGCGTCGCCGTCGACCAGTCGGTTGCCGATGCTCGGACAAGCGTCGCGCTGCTCATCAATGCCTATAGCCCGGCGGAAATCTGCTTCGGCATGAACGCCACCTCGTTCATTCGCCTGGTCAGCCTCGGCATCGGCCAGATGCTGCAAGAGCGTGACGAGATCGTCATCACCGACATGGACCACGACGCCAACATCGCGACCTGGCTGGCGCTGGAGTCCGCCGGCGTCAAGTTCAAATGGTGGCGCATGCGCGAGGACGGCAATCTGCATGTCGACGATCTGCGCCCGCTGGTTTCCGACCGCACCCGTCTCGTCGCCTGCACGGTCACCGCGCATTCGATCGGCTCGATCGTCGATGTCGCATCGGTGGCTGGGATCGCGCACGCGGCCGGCGCCGAAGTCTTCCTCGATTGCGTGCATTACGGGCCGCATGGGCTGATCGACGTGCAGGCCTGGGATTGCGACTATCTCGTCTGCTCCGGCTACAAAAATTTCTCGCCGCATATGGGCTTCCTGTGGGGCCGTTTCGAAACGCTGAAGCGGCTGCCGACTTTCCGCGAGGATTTCATCCCCGACGAACCGCCCTACAAGGTCGAGGCCGGCACCTTCATCTACGAGAATGTCTCGGGCATGGACGCCGCCGTGCAGTATCTCGAACTGATCGGCCGCAATCTGGCTCCATCCAACAACCGCTCGCGGCGCGACAACATCGTCGCCGGCATGGGCGCCATCCGCGATTATGAGCTGGTGCTGGCGCGCGAGATGCTTGCCGTGCTGAAGGATTGCGGCGCAACGATCTACGGCGTTGCCGACGAGGCCCGCATCAATGAGCGCGTGCCGACCTTCTGTTTCAACATCGGCACACTGTCGCCGCAGCGGATCGTCGAGGAGATGGCCGAGATGCAGATCGGCATCCGCGACGGCCACATGTACGCGCCGCGGCTGATGAAGCGCCTCAACCTCTCGATGGACAGCGGCGCCATCCGCGCCTCGCTGGTCCACTACAACACGATCGAGGAAGTCCGGCGCTTCGGTGAGGCGCTGCGCGCCATCATCGCCAAGCTGTCGTGA